Part of the Geodermatophilus obscurus DSM 43160 genome is shown below.
TGGCGACCGTGCTGACCGGGCGGACGACGCTGTTCGCCGCCGCCGTCGTCGAGGGGGCGCTCACCGACCCCGCCGGTCTGGTCGGCTCCTCGGACGTCGGCTGGTGGTTCGTCGACCAGTACCTCGGTGCGGACCCGCCGGCCCGGGCCGCGGACCTCACCACGCCGACCCTGGTGGTGCACGGCGAGGACGACCGGCGGTTCCCGGCCGAACAGGGCGTGCGGCTGTACGCCGAGCTCAAGCGCCGCGGCGTGCCGGCGGAGCTGCTGCTGTTCCCCGGGGAGGGCTCCGACCTGGGCCGCACCGGCCGGCCCCGGCACCGGCAGGCCCGGCTGGAGCACCTGCTGCGCTGGTGGGCGCGCTGGCTGCCGGTCACCCCGGACGAGGACCTGCCGGGTGAGGTCGTGGACGCCGCAGCGGCGCCGGGCGGTGACGACGGCCGGGAGCCGCTCACCGTGCGGGCGACCCGGCTGGACTGAGCAGACGGTCGCCCGCGTTGCCGCCCCTGGCCGCGCGTCCCTAGGGTGCGCCATGGACGTCGTCGAGGTCACGCCCACGTTCGAGCAGTACGCCTTCACCTTCGGCGGGGTCGCCCCGTTGCTGCGGATCAGGCCGGGGACGGCGCTGCGGGTGTGGTCCGACGACGCGTTCTGCGGCGCGCTGCGGAAGACCTCCGACCTCTCCAGCGAGAAGGTCGACCTCCGCTTCGTCAACCCGCAGACCGGCCCGTTCTGGGTGGAGGGTGCCGAGCCCGGCGACACGCTGGCCCTGCACTTCGTCGCGATGGAGCCGGCGCGGGACTGGGGCGCGTCGGCCGCCATCCCGTTCTTCGGCGGGCTGACCAGCACCGACCGCGTCGCCACCCTGCAGGACCCGCTGCCGGACACGACCTGGATCTACGAGCTCGACCGGGCGGCCAACACGGTGACCTTCGCCGCCCAGCACACCGACCTGGAGATCGCCCTGCCCGTCGAGCCGATGCTGGGCACGGTCGGTGTCGCGCCGCCCGGCGGCGAGGTGCGCAGCTCGCTGGTCCCCGAGCGGTTCGGCGGCAACATGGACACCCCGCAGATGCGGCCCGGGACCACCTGCTTCCTGGGGGTCAACGTCGAGGGCGCGCTCTTCTCCATCGGCGACGGGCACTACCGCCAGGGCGAGGGGGAGGCCTGCGGCACCGCCGTCGAGGGGGCGATGACCACCACGGTCGTCGTCGAGCTGGTCAAGGGCGGCGCACCGACAGCGTTCCCGACATGGCCGCGCCTCGAGGACGACACGCACTGGATGACCGTCGGCTCCAGCCGCCCGCTCGAGGACGCCTGGCGGATCGGGCAGGTCGAGCTGGTGCGCTGGTTCGGCGAGCTCTACGGCCTGCACCCGATGGACGCCTACCAGCTGCTCTCCCAGATCAGCGAGGTGCCGATCGCCAACGTCGTCGACGCGAACTACAGCACCGTGGTGAAGGCCCGGAAGTCGCTGCTGCCCCGGGTCGCCGCCTACGGCGGGCTCCACGACGACCTCCGCCGCCGCGCGGCGACCCTGCGCTGAGACCCCTGGAGGAACCCTGTGGACCTGCAGCTCACCGGCTCCCGCGTGCTCGTCACCGGTGGCACCCGCGGCATCGGCCGGGCCATCGTCGAGGCCTTCGTCGACGAGGGCGCCGTCGTGGAGTTCTGCGCCCGCGACGCCGTCGAGATCGAGGCGACGGAGAAGGCCATCGCCGAGCGGGGCGGCCGCGCGGCCGGCGAGCGGCTCGACGTGCGGGACGGGCCCGCCCTGACCGGCTGGGTCGCCGCCGCCGCCGGCCGGCTCGGCGGTCTGGACGCCGTGGTGGCCAACGTCAGCGCCCTGGCCGCGGGCCCGGGGGAGGAGAACTGGTACACCTCCTTCGAGGTCGACCTGATGGGCACGGTGCGCCTGGCCACGGCCGCGCTGCCGCACCTGGAGGCCAGCGGGCGCGGCTCGATCGTCGCGGTCTCCAGCGTCTCCGGGCGGGAGGCCGACTTCGCCGCCGGCCCCTACGGGACGATGAAGACCGCCATCGTCGGGTACGTCTCGGGGCTGGCGTTCCAGCTGGCCGGCCGGGGCGTGCGCGCCAACGTCGTCTCCCCGGGCAACACCTACTTCGCGGGCGGCTTCTGGCAGGGCATCGAGAACGGCGACCCCGGGCTGTTCGCCGACTCCCTGGCGCTGAACCCGACCGGCCGGATGGGGACGGCGGAGGAGATGGCCAGGGCCGTCGTCTTCCTCTCCAGCCCGGTCTCCAGCTTCACGACCGGTACCAACCTCGTGGTCGACGGCGCCCTCACCCGCGGCATCCAACTCTGATCGGGCGACTCTAGGAGGCTGAGCCATGGCGCTCATCTACCCCGTCCAGGCCGACTCCCCGGAACCCGAGGACGGCACCGACCCGGACTTCGCCGAGCTGGCCGCGGACCTCTCCGACACCTGGCTGGTCGAGGTCGCGCTCAGCGACGACGGGGACGACGCGTGCTTCGGTCCGCTGACGGCCCGCGCCGCCTGGGACCTCGCGATCGGCATCGACGAGCGCCGTCCCGGGTGGACGGTCTCCGTCGTCCCGCTGCACGTGGCCGGCACCCCCGACGAGCTGGTCTCGCTCTTCGAGGACTGACCGGGTCCAGGGCCGCCGGCGCGCCTACGCGGTCGCCAGCACCCGCACCGTCCCGTCGCCGTGGGTAACCAGGACGCGGCTCCCGTCGGGGAGCACCGCGACGCTGGTCGGCGTGGGCCCGGTGGGGACCCGGGCGGTCACCGACCCGGTCGCGGTGTCGACCACCGACACCGTGCCGTCGCCGGCGTCGGCCGTGTAGAGGTGCCGCCCGTCCGGTGCGTAGGCGACGTGCTGCGGGCTGGCGCCCACTCCCGGCACCGTGGTGACGACCGTCTGCGTGGCGGTGTCGATCAGGGAGACGTCCTCGCCGGCCTGGCCGACCACCGCGACCCGGGTGCCGTCGGGGGACGCCGCGAGGGCGTGGGGGCCGCTGCCGACCGGGATCGTGGCCGCCACATCGCCGGTCGCCACGTCGAGGACTGAGACGACGGAGGCGACGGGGTCGGCGACGTAGGCCAGGCGGCCGTCGGCGCCGAGCACCACGGCGCGCGGGTTGGGCGTCGTGTCCAGGTGCCCCACCTGGACACCGGTCCGCGCGTCGAGGACGTCGAGGTGGCCGCCGAGGGACACCGGCACGTAGACCCGCTCCCCGTCGGCGCTGACGGCAGCGGTGTGCGGACCCCGGCCGGTCCGGATCGCGTCGACGACGGTGCCGGAGGCGACGTCGAGGACCACGACGGCGTTCACGCCGGCGCCGGCGTCGTGGACCGACACGAAGGCGCGCTGCCCGTCCGGCGTGACGGCGATCTGCTGCGGCGGCCCCTCGGCGATCGGGACGGTGCCGACCACCGCGCCGGAGGCGGTGTCGACGACGACCACCGCGCGGCCGGCGGGGTCGGCGACGTAGGCGGTGCGCCCGTCGGGGCTGACCGCGACGTGGCTCGGTTCCCCTCCGACGGGGACGGACGCGCCCGGGACGGGCATGGCGGGGCTCGGTGCTGGCGGAGCGGCCGGGACGGCCTCAGCGGGAACCGTCTCCGGCGGCGCGGCGGCGGCCGAGGGAGTCGCTTCCCGGCCGGTGCCGTCCCCGTCCGGCCACAGGACGACGGCCAGGACGGCGAGCGCCAGACCGACGAGGAGGGCGAGGGCCGGCCGGCGGTGCCGCCTCCTTCGGTGCCGCGCCCGGTGCGGGTGCACCCGTCTCCGCTCGTGCCCTGCGGAGTCGAGCTGCCGGACACCGGGGAGGTCCGTGCCCCAGTGGCCGGGGCCGGGACCGCTCTCGTGCGGGGGCCGGGTCGCAGCTCGGCCTGCCGGGGGCTGTGCCATGCGCCCGGATGATGCTCCGCCGGCGCCCGCTGGGGGCCTGATCCGCTCGCGGCGTCCGGGTCCCGGGGCGCGGCCCTCACCGACGGCGGACCGCCACCTCAGGTACGGGTGGCCGTCCGGGCCGGTGCACGGGTCGTGGACGCCGGGACGTCACCCGCTGGCGACGTCCCTGGGCGTCGAGCCGTGCCGTCGCTGCCCTGATCCCTCCAGGAGAGGGCGAGGGACCTCGAGCGAGGCAGCGAGACCGATGGCCGGGATGACGACGCCGACCGTCGGAGGGTCGTCCGCGGTGACTGCGCGTGCCGGCACGTGGGCGGAGGCCACCGTCGACGAGGCCACGGACACGCGGTAGCCCGGACCCGTCCCCACCCGATCACCACTCCCTCGTCCGGCCACGCGGCACCACCGGCCCGGCGACGTGGTCGGGGCCGGACTCCGGTCCGGGGCCGACCACGTCGCCGGGCGGGATTCCGGTGAGCGCGCCCGGGTACCCGATGCTCCGTGCAACTTCTCCTCACCGGCGCGTCCGGGTTCGTGGGCGGCCGGCTCGCGCCGGCCCTGGTGAAGGCGGGCTACGACGTGCGCGCCATGACCCGCCGTCCGGACGACTACGACGGCGCCGGCACGCCGGTGGCCGGTGACGTCACCGACGAAGCCTCGCTGCGGCGGGCGCTGCGCGGCTGTGATGCCGCCTACTACCTGGTGCACTCACTCGGTGATGCCGAGTTCCAGCGCAAGGACGCCGAGGCCGCGCGGACCTTCGCCTGCGCCGCCGCCGACGCCGGGGTCGAGCGGGTCGTGTACCTCGGTGGCCTGGGCCGCGACGGCGACGAGCTCTCCCCGCACCTGCGCAGCCGCCGTCAGGTGGAGCGGCTGCTCGCCTCGACCGGCGTCCCGGTCACGACCTTGCGCGCGGGCATCGTCGTCGGGCACGGCGGCGTCTCCTGGGAGATCACCCGCCAGCTCGTGGCGCACCTGCCGGCGATGGTCACCCCGCGCTGGGTGCACACCCGCACGCAGCCGATCGCCGTCGCAGACGTCGTCCGCTACCTGGTCGGCGTCCTCGAGGCGCCCGACGCCGGGGGCCGGGTGTTCGAGGTCGGTGGCCCGGAGGTGCTCACCTACCTCCAGATGCTCAGCCGGGTCGCCGACATCCAGGGCAGGCACCTGTTCGTCGTCCCCGTGCCGCTGCTGACGCCGAGCCTGTCTTCGCGCTGGCTGGCGCTGGTCACCGACGTCGACGTGACCACCGGTCGTTCACTGGTCGACTCGATGATCAACGAGGTGGTCGTCGCCGACGACGCGATCCGCACGATGGTGCCCTTCGAGCCGATGGGTTACGACGAGATGGTGCTGGTGGCACTGGGCGAGCGGGCGGCCGACCGCCGCCGCGCGGCCCGCGTCCGCCGCGCGGGCCTGCTCGCCCGCGGCGCCCGCTCGTGAGCCGACGGCGCAGCGGCCTGCTGACACGAGCGGCCGACCAGCTGCCGGACTGGTTGGTAGCGCCGGTCCCGCGCAACCACCGCGAGACCGACGGGGCCTTCCGCCGTCGTCGGAGGGTGACCGCGGGGGTGGCAGTGGGGGGTGCGGGGCTGCTCGGGGTCTCGCTGTCGACGAGGCCCGGCTCGCCGACCTTCTACGGTCTCACGATGGCTGTTGCCGGCACCTGGGTCGCCGGTGGCCTGGCCTCGGGTCCGCTGCACCTGGGCTGGATGCTCACCCCCGACCACCAGCTGCGCCGCCCCGTGGTGACGCCGGTGATCACCGGGGTCGGCGCCTTCTACGCCTTCTACGGCGCGGCCCTGGTGGCCCGCCGGATCCCCGTCCTCGACCGGGCGGTCACCCGGGTGCTGCGCTACGCGCAGCAGGGCTCGACCCCCCTGGTGGCGACGACGGCGCTGGCCAACGGCGTGGCCGAGGAGGTCTTCTTCCGCGGCGCGCTGTACGCCGCCATCGGCGTCGACCGTCCGGTGATCGTCTCGACCGCGGTCTACGGTCTGGCCACCGCGGCCACCCGCAACCCTGCTCTGCTGCTCGCCTCACTGGTCATGGGGGCGCTCTTCGGGATGCAGCGGCGGGTCACCGGCGGCATCCAGGCCTCGGTGCTCACCCACGTCACCTGGTCGGCGCTGATGCTGCGTTTCCTGCCGCCGCTGTTCGCCGACCGCGCCGACGTGCACGACCCGCGCTCCGTGGCCGCCTGAGGCTGCCCGGACCGCTCAGCTCGTCGCTGTACCCCGGATGGCTCGTCCTCGTCGGAGGACCACCGCGATGCCGAACAGCAGGGCGCCGGCCAGCGCAGTCTCGACGGAGCGCGCCCGGCCGCTGGCCCGCAGGATGCCGAGCGTGTCGGGCTGGGCCTGCCGGGTGCCGAGCAGCAAGCCACCGAGCGCGGAGTCGACCCCCGCGCCGACGGTGACAACATGCTGCGACGGCGAGGCCAACCGGGCGGTGAGCCCTGCGCCGGCCAGGGCCCCGGCCAGCTCGCCGACGTCCGCCCGGCCGGGCCGGGTGCCGTTCCGGGCGGTCGCCGCCGCCCGCAGGCCGCGCATGAAGCCGCGCACGTCGGCGGCGACCACGCGCAGGTCCCCGCCCTCGGCGGTGACCCGCACGGGCGCGCCGTCGACCTCGATGGACAGGTCGGCGGTCACGTCGAAGCGGGCACCGTCCGAGCTCATCCCTGGTCGGCGTTCTCCGTCGTGGTGATCCGCAGCGTGCCGTGTAGCCGCCAGGTCGCCCGAGGAGCGTCGGAGCCGGTCTCCCGCGGCACCTCGACGATCATGTCGACGAACTGGTAGTTGATCGCCGCACCCTTGCCGGTCAGGTAGGTCCACATCTCCTTGCCGAGGTCGGCGAAGCTGGTGGTCTCGTGGGACTTGATGTCCCGGCCGGCGGTCGCGGCGTCGTTGCTCGTCATGGTCATGGCGCTCTCCTCGGGTGGGTGGTGGTGAGGGCGGTGTCGACCAGGTAGCCCGCACCGGACGGCGACGCCGTCGCACTCGGCGCCGGTCATCTGTTGGGCACTACCCGGTCGGGCGCAGGCGAATCGGAGCGAGCCGCCGGGTGCGCTCCGGCCGAGTCTCGAGGCCTGCGCGGTCGCGTACGCGGCCGCACGACCTCGTCACCCGACGAGCCGTCGTCGGGTCACCAGCCGCGGGCGCGCCACTCCACGAGGTGCGGGCGCTCGGCGCCCAGCGTCGTGTCCCTGCCGTGGCCGGGGTAGACCCAGGTGTCGTCGGGCAGCTTGGCGAACAGCCGCTCCTGGACGTCGTCGACCAGGCTGGTGAAGTCCTCCGGCGACCAGGTCTTGCCCACCCCTCCG
Proteins encoded:
- a CDS encoding acetamidase/formamidase family protein, which translates into the protein MDVVEVTPTFEQYAFTFGGVAPLLRIRPGTALRVWSDDAFCGALRKTSDLSSEKVDLRFVNPQTGPFWVEGAEPGDTLALHFVAMEPARDWGASAAIPFFGGLTSTDRVATLQDPLPDTTWIYELDRAANTVTFAAQHTDLEIALPVEPMLGTVGVAPPGGEVRSSLVPERFGGNMDTPQMRPGTTCFLGVNVEGALFSIGDGHYRQGEGEACGTAVEGAMTTTVVVELVKGGAPTAFPTWPRLEDDTHWMTVGSSRPLEDAWRIGQVELVRWFGELYGLHPMDAYQLLSQISEVPIANVVDANYSTVVKARKSLLPRVAAYGGLHDDLRRRAATLR
- a CDS encoding SDR family NAD(P)-dependent oxidoreductase, whose protein sequence is MDLQLTGSRVLVTGGTRGIGRAIVEAFVDEGAVVEFCARDAVEIEATEKAIAERGGRAAGERLDVRDGPALTGWVAAAAGRLGGLDAVVANVSALAAGPGEENWYTSFEVDLMGTVRLATAALPHLEASGRGSIVAVSSVSGREADFAAGPYGTMKTAIVGYVSGLAFQLAGRGVRANVVSPGNTYFAGGFWQGIENGDPGLFADSLALNPTGRMGTAEEMARAVVFLSSPVSSFTTGTNLVVDGALTRGIQL
- a CDS encoding YncE family protein — its product is MHPHRARHRRRRHRRPALALLVGLALAVLAVVLWPDGDGTGREATPSAAAAPPETVPAEAVPAAPPAPSPAMPVPGASVPVGGEPSHVAVSPDGRTAYVADPAGRAVVVVDTASGAVVGTVPIAEGPPQQIAVTPDGQRAFVSVHDAGAGVNAVVVLDVASGTVVDAIRTGRGPHTAAVSADGERVYVPVSLGGHLDVLDARTGVQVGHLDTTPNPRAVVLGADGRLAYVADPVASVVSVLDVATGDVAATIPVGSGPHALAASPDGTRVAVVGQAGEDVSLIDTATQTVVTTVPGVGASPQHVAYAPDGRHLYTADAGDGTVSVVDTATGSVTARVPTGPTPTSVAVLPDGSRVLVTHGDGTVRVLATA
- a CDS encoding NAD(P)H-binding protein: MQLLLTGASGFVGGRLAPALVKAGYDVRAMTRRPDDYDGAGTPVAGDVTDEASLRRALRGCDAAYYLVHSLGDAEFQRKDAEAARTFACAAADAGVERVVYLGGLGRDGDELSPHLRSRRQVERLLASTGVPVTTLRAGIVVGHGGVSWEITRQLVAHLPAMVTPRWVHTRTQPIAVADVVRYLVGVLEAPDAGGRVFEVGGPEVLTYLQMLSRVADIQGRHLFVVPVPLLTPSLSSRWLALVTDVDVTTGRSLVDSMINEVVVADDAIRTMVPFEPMGYDEMVLVALGERAADRRRAARVRRAGLLARGARS
- a CDS encoding CPBP family intramembrane glutamic endopeptidase — its product is MSRRRSGLLTRAADQLPDWLVAPVPRNHRETDGAFRRRRRVTAGVAVGGAGLLGVSLSTRPGSPTFYGLTMAVAGTWVAGGLASGPLHLGWMLTPDHQLRRPVVTPVITGVGAFYAFYGAALVARRIPVLDRAVTRVLRYAQQGSTPLVATTALANGVAEEVFFRGALYAAIGVDRPVIVSTAVYGLATAATRNPALLLASLVMGALFGMQRRVTGGIQASVLTHVTWSALMLRFLPPLFADRADVHDPRSVAA